A window from Listeria seeligeri serovar 1/2b str. SLCC3954 encodes these proteins:
- the lysS gene encoding lysine--tRNA ligase, translating into MSNENHEELNDQLIVRREKVETLREEGVDPFGGKFIRSISPEEIETKFADKSKEELEEASIEVTVAGRIMTKRVKGKVGFTHIQDRFHQLQIYIRKDAIGEDAYAVFKIADLGDIIGIKGTIFRTNTGELSVKATEFTLLSKSLRPLPDKYHGLKDVEQRYRQRYLDLITNEESQNRFVMRSKILKYTRDYMDNQGFLEVETPVLHTIAGGAAAKPFITHHNALDMELYLRIALELHLKRLIVGGMDKVYEIGRVFRNEGTSTRHNPEFTMLESYAAYEDYEDVMDLVEGLVSTVCEQVNGTTKITYGEYDVDLTPKWRRIHMADAVKEYVGVDFWNVTSDEEAHQLAKEHNVPVTKHMTYGHILNEFFETFVEEKLIQPTFVYGHPVEISPLAKKNKEDERFTDRFELFIVGREHANAFSELNDPIDQRERFEAQMKEREQGNDEAHGMDADFLEALEYGLPPTGGLGIGIDRLVMLLTDAPSIRDILLFPTMKHRD; encoded by the coding sequence ATGAGTAACGAGAATCACGAAGAACTAAATGACCAGCTCATCGTCCGCCGCGAAAAAGTAGAAACTTTACGCGAAGAAGGTGTTGATCCTTTTGGCGGGAAATTCATCCGTTCCATCAGTCCGGAAGAAATTGAAACAAAATTTGCTGATAAATCAAAAGAAGAACTTGAAGAAGCTTCTATTGAAGTAACTGTAGCTGGTCGTATTATGACGAAGCGTGTAAAAGGGAAAGTAGGATTTACACATATTCAAGACCGTTTCCACCAATTGCAAATCTATATTCGTAAAGATGCCATTGGAGAAGACGCATACGCAGTTTTCAAAATTGCTGACTTAGGAGATATCATTGGAATCAAAGGTACTATTTTCAGAACAAACACAGGAGAACTATCTGTAAAAGCAACAGAATTCACATTGTTATCCAAATCACTACGTCCGCTTCCTGACAAATACCATGGCTTAAAAGACGTAGAACAACGCTATCGTCAACGTTATTTAGACTTAATCACGAATGAAGAAAGTCAAAATCGTTTCGTAATGCGCAGTAAAATTTTGAAATATACTCGTGACTACATGGATAATCAAGGTTTCTTAGAAGTAGAAACACCGGTGCTACATACAATAGCTGGTGGAGCTGCCGCAAAACCATTTATCACACATCATAATGCACTTGATATGGAATTATACTTGCGAATTGCGCTAGAGCTTCATTTGAAACGTCTAATTGTCGGTGGTATGGACAAAGTATATGAAATTGGTCGCGTATTCCGTAATGAAGGAACATCGACACGCCATAATCCAGAATTCACTATGCTAGAATCTTATGCTGCATACGAAGACTATGAAGACGTTATGGACTTAGTAGAAGGATTAGTTTCTACGGTATGTGAGCAAGTAAATGGAACAACAAAAATAACATATGGTGAATACGATGTTGATTTAACTCCAAAATGGCGCCGTATCCACATGGCTGACGCGGTTAAAGAATATGTTGGAGTAGACTTTTGGAATGTAACTTCTGATGAAGAAGCGCACCAATTAGCTAAAGAACATAATGTACCAGTAACAAAACATATGACATACGGACATATTCTTAATGAATTTTTCGAAACTTTTGTAGAAGAAAAATTAATTCAACCGACATTTGTATATGGTCACCCAGTTGAAATTTCTCCATTAGCCAAGAAGAATAAAGAAGATGAACGTTTTACTGACCGCTTTGAATTGTTTATAGTTGGTCGCGAACACGCTAATGCCTTTTCGGAATTAAATGACCCAATAGATCAAAGAGAACGTTTTGAAGCACAAATGAAAGAACGTGAACAAGGAAACGATGAAGCTCACGGTATGGATGCAGATTTCCTAGAAGCTTTAGAGTATGGTTTGCCGCCAACGGGTGGTTTAGGAATCGGAATAGACCGTCTAGTAATGTTACTAACTGATGCACCATCTATTCGCGATATCCTACTTTTCCCAACGATGAAACACAGAGATTAA
- the hslO gene encoding Hsp33 family molecular chaperone HslO: MNDYLVKALAYNGMARVYAAVTTETIKEAQKRHDTWSVSSAALGRTMTGTLFLGAMQKEDQKITVKIEGDGPIGPIVADSNAQGQIRGFVTNPHVHFSELNDAGKLDVRRGVGTSGMLSVVKDLGFGENFTGQTPIVSGEIGEDFTYYLATSEQINSSVGVGVLVNPDDTIEAAGGFMLQLLPGATDEVIDEIEKNLTALPTVSRMIEAGETPETILAKLAGGEEKLQILEKIPVSFECNCSKERFGSAIISLGKEEIRSMIEEDHGAEAECHFCRNTYDFSEQELEKLYEEAK; the protein is encoded by the coding sequence TGCAGCAGTAACAACCGAAACAATTAAAGAAGCACAAAAAAGACATGACACTTGGTCTGTATCATCTGCAGCGCTTGGTAGAACAATGACTGGAACACTATTTCTAGGTGCAATGCAAAAAGAAGACCAAAAAATCACAGTAAAAATAGAAGGTGACGGTCCAATTGGTCCAATCGTAGCTGATAGTAACGCACAAGGACAAATTCGCGGCTTTGTAACTAATCCACATGTTCACTTTAGCGAATTAAATGATGCTGGCAAATTAGATGTTCGTAGAGGCGTTGGGACATCAGGCATGCTTTCCGTCGTAAAAGATTTAGGATTTGGCGAAAACTTCACCGGTCAAACTCCTATAGTCTCAGGTGAAATTGGCGAAGATTTCACCTATTATCTAGCCACTTCTGAACAAATCAATTCTTCCGTGGGTGTTGGAGTACTCGTAAATCCAGATGATACAATTGAAGCAGCAGGAGGATTCATGCTACAACTTCTTCCGGGAGCTACAGATGAAGTCATTGACGAAATCGAAAAGAACCTTACCGCCTTACCAACTGTTTCTAGAATGATTGAAGCAGGAGAAACGCCAGAAACCATACTAGCTAAACTTGCTGGTGGTGAAGAAAAATTACAAATTTTAGAGAAAATCCCTGTTTCATTCGAATGTAATTGCTCCAAAGAACGTTTCGGTAGTGCAATAATTTCGCTTGGAAAAGAAGAAATTCGCTCAATGATTGAAGAAGACCACGGAGCAGAAGCAGAATGTCATTTTTGCCGTAACACATATGATTTCTCAGAACAAGAACTAGAAAAACTTTACGAAGAAGCGAAATAA
- a CDS encoding protein arginine kinase has translation MNVFEPRLSSWLENEGDDDDVVLSSRIRLARNLKGEHFPIYEQKEEIVNSIADVFDENFTLFKMNEISKLEKALLVEKHLISPYLMKKSQHGAVLLNEEENVSIMLNEEDHLRIQCMTPGLRLFDALEAALQIDNYVEQKLTYAFDKQFGYLTSCVTNIGTGMRASVMVHLPGLVTTKRIKNVIEAIRSLGFVVRGIYGEGSMPASNIFQVSNQVTLGKTETEIVEDLTQVMEQIIMQERVARTTLKQKFHIALEDRVFRSYGLLRNCRIISIREAADAISDIRLGVELGFFEHISRQKMNELILFSQPAFLRREAGRDMDELEEKVIRAKVIREILGDN, from the coding sequence ATGAACGTATTTGAACCTCGGCTTAGTTCTTGGTTAGAAAATGAAGGTGACGATGATGATGTTGTGCTTAGTTCTCGAATTAGACTTGCTAGGAATTTAAAGGGAGAACATTTCCCCATTTACGAGCAAAAGGAAGAGATAGTAAATAGTATTGCGGATGTTTTTGATGAAAATTTTACTTTATTTAAAATGAATGAGATTTCTAAATTGGAAAAGGCTCTTTTGGTGGAGAAGCATTTAATTAGTCCTTATTTAATGAAAAAGAGTCAGCATGGTGCGGTTCTTTTGAATGAAGAAGAGAATGTTAGTATTATGTTGAATGAGGAAGATCATTTGAGGATTCAGTGTATGACACCGGGGTTAAGGTTGTTTGATGCACTGGAGGCTGCTCTTCAAATTGATAATTATGTGGAGCAGAAGCTAACTTATGCATTTGACAAGCAGTTTGGATATCTGACTAGTTGTGTGACGAATATCGGAACTGGGATGAGGGCTTCTGTTATGGTTCACTTGCCAGGACTTGTCACAACTAAAAGGATTAAAAATGTAATTGAAGCGATTAGGAGTCTTGGTTTTGTGGTAAGAGGTATATACGGGGAAGGAAGTATGCCCGCTAGTAATATCTTTCAAGTATCTAATCAAGTGACGCTTGGAAAAACAGAAACAGAAATTGTAGAAGATTTGACTCAAGTAATGGAACAAATTATTATGCAAGAACGTGTTGCAAGAACAACTTTAAAACAAAAATTTCATATTGCACTTGAGGATCGAGTTTTCAGGTCATATGGATTACTGAGGAACTGTCGAATTATTTCTATTCGGGAGGCTGCGGATGCTATTTCTGATATTCGATTAGGTGTAGAATTAGGATTTTTCGAGCATATTTCTCGTCAAAAGATGAATGAATTGATACTATTTTCGCAACCGGCTTTTTTAAGAAGAGAAGCTGGGCGTGATATGGATGAATTAGAAGAGAAAGTAATACGAGCCAAAGTGATTCGCGAGATTTTGGGCGATAATTGA
- the folB gene encoding dihydroneopterin aldolase — protein sequence MDKIYLNELAFYGYHGVLSEENKLGQKFIISLVLGLSTKKAGISDNVNDTVSYADVYETVKEIAEGKPFKLIEALAEKIATEVLVNYPLLNEVTVKLIKPNPPIPGHYHSVAVEIERKRSELNG from the coding sequence TTGGATAAAATATATTTAAATGAGTTAGCATTTTATGGTTACCACGGAGTTTTATCAGAAGAAAATAAATTAGGTCAAAAATTCATCATTTCATTAGTTCTAGGTCTTTCAACAAAAAAAGCGGGAATTTCCGATAACGTAAATGACACTGTTAGCTATGCTGATGTTTATGAAACGGTTAAAGAAATAGCGGAAGGAAAACCTTTTAAATTAATCGAAGCACTTGCAGAAAAAATTGCAACCGAAGTTTTAGTGAATTATCCGCTTCTTAATGAAGTAACTGTAAAATTAATTAAACCTAATCCACCAATCCCGGGACATTATCATTCGGTAGCGGTAGAAATCGAACGAAAAAGAAGTGAATTGAATGGCTAA
- the dusB gene encoding tRNA dihydrouridine synthase DusB, protein MFQIGNVEIKNQVVVAPMAGISNSAFRLTVKEFGAGLVCCEMISDKGIAYRNAKTLDMLYIDEKEKPLSLQIFGGEKETLVEAAKFVAENTTADIIDINMGCPVNKIIKCEAGAKWLLDPNKVYDMVAAVVDAVDKPVTVKMRIGWDEEHVFAIENALAAERAGAAAVAMHGRTRVQMYEGSANWDVLRDVKRELKIPFMANGDVRTPEDAKRILEHTGADGVMIGRAALGNPWMIYRTVKYLETGELLPEPEPREKMQTAMLHLNRLVELKGENIAVREFRQHAAYYLKGARGSTRAKVAANQATKQAEMEAILNEFVLQYEEKELTKQN, encoded by the coding sequence ATGTTTCAAATAGGTAATGTAGAAATTAAAAATCAAGTAGTTGTGGCTCCGATGGCGGGGATATCTAATTCAGCATTCCGTCTGACAGTTAAAGAATTCGGAGCAGGTCTTGTTTGCTGTGAAATGATCAGTGATAAAGGAATTGCTTATCGAAATGCCAAAACACTTGATATGCTATATATTGATGAAAAAGAGAAACCACTAAGCCTGCAAATTTTTGGTGGAGAAAAAGAAACGCTTGTAGAAGCTGCAAAATTTGTAGCTGAAAACACGACTGCTGATATTATTGATATTAATATGGGGTGTCCAGTTAATAAGATTATCAAGTGTGAAGCAGGAGCGAAATGGCTACTTGATCCAAACAAAGTATATGATATGGTTGCAGCTGTTGTAGATGCTGTAGATAAGCCAGTTACAGTAAAAATGCGTATTGGATGGGATGAGGAACATGTATTTGCAATTGAAAATGCGCTAGCTGCTGAACGTGCAGGAGCTGCTGCTGTCGCAATGCACGGCCGCACGCGTGTACAAATGTATGAAGGTAGTGCTAATTGGGATGTACTCAGAGATGTGAAACGAGAACTTAAGATTCCATTTATGGCTAATGGTGATGTAAGAACTCCAGAAGATGCAAAACGAATTTTAGAACATACTGGTGCTGATGGGGTAATGATAGGTCGCGCAGCACTCGGAAACCCGTGGATGATTTATCGAACAGTGAAATATCTTGAAACAGGTGAACTATTACCAGAACCAGAACCGCGCGAAAAAATGCAAACAGCCATGCTGCATTTAAACCGTTTAGTCGAGTTAAAAGGAGAAAACATCGCAGTTCGTGAATTTAGACAACATGCTGCTTATTATCTAAAAGGCGCTAGAGGAAGTACGCGTGCCAAAGTTGCTGCAAATCAAGCAACAAAACAAGCAGAAATGGAAGCAATTTTAAACGAATTTGTTCTCCAATACGAAGAAAAAGAGTTAACAAAACAAAATTAA
- the folK gene encoding 2-amino-4-hydroxy-6-hydroxymethyldihydropteridine diphosphokinase yields the protein MAKAFLSIGTNIGERLDNLNSAVSGLAAVEQIKIIKVSSVYETDAVGYEDQAAFLNIVVEIETSFAPVELLDFCLALELELGRVRLFKWGPRLIDIDILLYEDVKLDTEKLKIPHPYMKERAFVMIPLIEISPDKANIQVNQVVLAEQGVRKSKKQVNW from the coding sequence ATGGCTAAAGCTTTTCTATCTATTGGGACGAATATTGGGGAGCGTTTGGATAATTTAAATAGTGCAGTCAGTGGATTAGCTGCTGTAGAGCAAATCAAGATTATAAAGGTGTCAAGTGTTTATGAAACAGATGCAGTGGGCTATGAAGATCAAGCGGCATTTTTAAATATCGTAGTAGAAATTGAAACAAGTTTTGCACCAGTAGAATTATTAGATTTTTGTCTTGCGTTGGAACTTGAATTAGGTAGAGTTCGACTGTTCAAATGGGGACCTCGACTAATTGATATTGATATTTTATTATATGAAGATGTTAAATTAGACACAGAAAAGCTGAAAATCCCACATCCTTATATGAAAGAACGAGCATTTGTGATGATTCCATTAATAGAAATTTCCCCAGATAAAGCTAATATTCAAGTAAATCAAGTAGTTTTAGCCGAACAAGGGGTCCGAAAATCGAAAAAACAAGTGAACTGGTAA
- a CDS encoding ATP-dependent Clp protease ATP-binding subunit translates to MMFGRFTQRAQKVLALSQEEAMRLNHSNLGTEHILLGLVREGEGIAAKALYELGVSSEKVQQEVEGLIGHGEKAVTTIQYTPRAKKVIELSMDEARKLGHTYVGTEHILLGLIREGEGVAARVLSNLGISLNKARQQVLQLLGGGDATGAGRQTNTQATPTLDSLARDLTVIAREDNLDPVIGRSKEIQRVIEVLSRRTKNNPVLIGEPGVGKTAIAEGLAQQIVRNEVPETLRGKRVMTLDMGTVVAGTKYRGEFEDRLKKVMDEIRQAGNVILFIDELHTLIGAGGAEGAIDASNILKPPLARGELQCIGATTLDEYRKYIEKDAALERRFQPIKVDEPSVEESIQILHGLRDRYEAHHRVAITDEALDAAVRLSDRYISDRFLPDKAIDVIDEAGSKVRLKSFTTPKNVKEMENNLTDLKKEKDAAVQGQEFEKAAALRDKEHKLKKSLEETKANWKEKQGLDHSEVTEDIVAEVVASWTGIPVAKLAETETNKLLNMEKLLHERVIGQDAAVKAVSLAVRRARAGLKDPKRPIGSFIFLGPTGVGKTELARALAESMFGDEDSMIRIDMSEYMEKFSTARLVGAPPGYVGYEEGGQLTEKVRQKPYSVVLLDEIEKAHPDVFNMLLQVLDDGRLTDSKGRVVDFRNTVIIMTSNIGAQEMKQDKSMGFNVTDPLKDHKAMEHRVLQDLKQAFRPEFINRIDETIVFHSLQEKELKQIVTLLTAQLTKRLSERDIHVKLTEGAKSKIAKDGYDPEYGARPLKRAIQKEVEDMLSEELLRGNIKVGDTIEIGVKDGKLEVRQKAAPKKKATPKKVKTK, encoded by the coding sequence ATGATGTTTGGACGTTTTACGCAAAGAGCTCAGAAAGTACTCGCTTTGTCACAAGAAGAGGCAATGCGTTTGAATCATAGTAATTTAGGTACGGAGCATATACTGCTTGGACTTGTAAGAGAAGGCGAAGGAATTGCAGCGAAAGCACTTTATGAACTTGGGGTTAGTTCGGAAAAAGTACAGCAAGAAGTAGAAGGGTTAATCGGACATGGCGAAAAGGCGGTGACGACAATTCAATATACTCCTCGCGCGAAAAAGGTAATAGAACTTTCAATGGATGAGGCTCGTAAACTTGGACATACTTACGTTGGAACAGAGCATATTTTATTAGGGCTTATTCGTGAAGGCGAAGGAGTTGCGGCTAGGGTTTTAAGTAATCTAGGTATTAGTTTAAATAAAGCTAGACAGCAAGTATTACAATTGCTTGGGGGCGGCGATGCTACTGGCGCTGGAAGGCAAACAAATACACAAGCGACGCCAACTTTGGATAGTTTAGCTCGTGATTTGACTGTAATTGCTCGTGAGGATAATTTGGATCCGGTTATTGGTCGTTCTAAAGAAATCCAACGTGTTATTGAAGTGTTAAGTCGTCGAACAAAAAATAACCCAGTTTTAATTGGGGAACCAGGTGTAGGTAAGACAGCGATTGCGGAGGGGCTAGCACAGCAAATTGTACGCAATGAAGTTCCTGAGACGTTGCGAGGAAAACGTGTAATGACGCTTGATATGGGGACTGTCGTTGCAGGAACTAAATATCGTGGTGAATTTGAAGACCGGTTGAAAAAAGTAATGGATGAAATTCGCCAAGCAGGAAATGTGATTTTATTTATTGACGAACTTCATACACTGATTGGTGCTGGCGGGGCGGAAGGTGCGATAGATGCATCTAACATTTTGAAGCCACCTCTAGCTCGTGGAGAGTTGCAATGTATTGGTGCAACAACACTTGATGAATACAGAAAATACATTGAAAAAGACGCAGCACTTGAAAGACGTTTCCAACCAATTAAGGTAGATGAACCTTCTGTTGAGGAGTCTATTCAAATTTTGCATGGTTTACGTGATCGTTATGAAGCGCATCACCGTGTTGCGATTACTGATGAGGCGCTTGATGCAGCTGTTCGGTTGTCAGATCGCTATATTTCTGACCGTTTCTTACCTGATAAAGCAATTGATGTGATTGATGAAGCTGGTTCTAAAGTACGCTTGAAATCTTTTACAACGCCAAAAAATGTAAAAGAAATGGAAAATAATTTAACTGATTTGAAAAAAGAAAAAGATGCCGCTGTTCAAGGTCAAGAATTTGAAAAAGCAGCAGCATTACGTGATAAAGAGCATAAACTTAAGAAATCTTTAGAAGAAACAAAAGCTAATTGGAAAGAAAAACAAGGTCTTGATCATAGTGAAGTAACAGAGGATATTGTCGCGGAAGTTGTCGCTAGTTGGACGGGAATCCCGGTTGCTAAATTGGCTGAAACAGAAACCAATAAGTTACTCAATATGGAAAAACTTTTACATGAGCGGGTAATTGGTCAAGATGCTGCTGTTAAGGCTGTATCGCTAGCTGTACGTCGAGCTCGTGCTGGACTTAAAGATCCAAAACGTCCGATTGGTTCCTTTATATTCCTTGGACCAACTGGTGTCGGGAAAACCGAACTAGCTCGTGCACTTGCGGAGTCGATGTTTGGCGATGAGGATTCGATGATTCGGATTGATATGTCAGAGTACATGGAGAAATTTTCTACCGCTCGTTTAGTAGGAGCTCCTCCCGGCTATGTTGGGTATGAAGAAGGTGGACAATTAACAGAAAAAGTTCGTCAAAAACCTTATTCGGTAGTTCTTTTAGACGAAATTGAAAAAGCGCATCCAGATGTATTTAATATGTTACTGCAAGTGCTGGATGATGGTCGTTTAACTGATTCTAAAGGTCGAGTAGTTGATTTTAGAAATACTGTTATTATCATGACTTCCAATATCGGTGCTCAAGAAATGAAACAAGATAAATCAATGGGATTCAATGTGACTGATCCACTTAAAGACCACAAAGCAATGGAACACCGTGTTTTACAAGATTTAAAACAGGCATTTCGTCCAGAGTTTATTAACCGGATTGATGAAACAATTGTATTCCATTCACTTCAAGAGAAAGAATTAAAACAAATTGTTACGCTTCTTACGGCTCAACTAACTAAACGCCTGTCAGAACGTGATATTCATGTGAAACTAACTGAAGGAGCTAAATCTAAAATCGCTAAAGATGGCTATGATCCTGAGTACGGGGCGCGTCCTTTGAAACGAGCTATTCAAAAAGAAGTGGAAGATATGCTTTCTGAAGAATTGCTTCGAGGTAATATTAAAGTAGGCGATACCATTGAAATTGGTGTGAAAGATGGTAAATTAGAAGTTAGACAAAAGGCTGCCCCTAAAAAGAAAGCTACACCAAAAAAAGTTAAAACCAAATAA
- a CDS encoding CtsR family transcriptional regulator, producing MKNISDIIEAYLKQVLESSEAVEIKRSEIADKFECVPSQINYVINTRFTMERGYIVESKRGGGGYIRIIKVRMNDKLQLLEAIISMVHDKKVSQSFSEDVLLRLLEEDVITKKEARLMMAALDREVLSLPLPDRDVLRSRILEAMLVALKYD from the coding sequence ATGAAAAATATTTCTGATATTATAGAAGCGTATTTAAAACAAGTTCTAGAATCTAGTGAAGCAGTTGAAATTAAAAGAAGTGAGATTGCTGATAAATTTGAATGTGTTCCATCGCAAATTAACTATGTTATTAATACTAGGTTCACAATGGAGCGCGGATATATAGTTGAAAGTAAACGCGGCGGTGGAGGATATATTCGAATCATCAAAGTAAGAATGAACGACAAACTTCAATTATTGGAAGCAATTATATCTATGGTTCATGATAAAAAGGTATCACAATCTTTTTCGGAGGATGTTCTTTTAAGATTACTTGAAGAAGATGTTATAACTAAAAAAGAAGCAAGGTTAATGATGGCTGCTTTAGATCGAGAAGTCTTAAGTTTACCTTTGCCAGATAGAGATGTTTTGCGGAGTAGGATACTGGAAGCGATGTTAGTTGCTTTGAAATATGATTAG
- the folP gene encoding dihydropteroate synthase — protein MKKWKKDHLGMVMGILNVTPDSFSDGGKYMQVEEAVIRAVQMAEDGAAIIDVGGISTRPGFSEVSTDEELARIIPVIKAIREKLPDIWISVDSWRAAVAEQAILAGANMINDQWGAKKEPQIAEIAAKYDVPICLMHNRENKNYENFFEDVKKDLLESVAIVKSASVPDEHIILDPGFGFVKTPAQNLEVLRRIDEIVALGYEVLLGTSRKSTIGLILGGTPEDRMEGTGATTVYGFAKGCTITRVHDVLPIARMVRMADAITGKLDITKL, from the coding sequence TTGAAGAAGTGGAAAAAGGATCACCTAGGCATGGTCATGGGAATATTAAATGTTACGCCAGACTCTTTTTCGGATGGTGGTAAGTATATGCAAGTGGAAGAAGCAGTCATTCGAGCAGTTCAAATGGCAGAGGATGGAGCGGCTATTATTGATGTAGGTGGAATTTCCACAAGACCGGGATTTTCGGAAGTATCTACAGATGAAGAGTTAGCGCGAATTATTCCAGTTATTAAAGCGATAAGAGAAAAACTACCAGATATTTGGATATCAGTTGATTCATGGCGTGCAGCTGTTGCGGAACAAGCTATTTTGGCAGGAGCTAACATGATAAATGATCAATGGGGCGCAAAAAAAGAGCCGCAAATCGCGGAAATCGCCGCTAAATATGATGTGCCAATATGCTTAATGCACAATCGAGAAAACAAAAATTATGAAAATTTCTTTGAAGATGTAAAAAAAGACCTTCTAGAGAGTGTGGCGATTGTGAAATCTGCATCAGTGCCAGATGAACACATTATTTTAGACCCAGGATTTGGTTTCGTTAAAACGCCAGCACAAAATTTAGAAGTTTTGCGAAGAATAGACGAGATTGTGGCACTGGGTTATGAAGTTCTGCTCGGAACAAGCCGAAAATCAACTATCGGTCTGATTTTAGGAGGAACCCCTGAAGATAGAATGGAAGGGACCGGAGCGACAACCGTTTATGGTTTTGCGAAAGGCTGTACAATTACGCGAGTGCACGATGTTTTACCAATTGCACGAATGGTGCGCATGGCTGATGCGATTACTGGAAAGTTAGATATAACAAAATTATAA
- the cysK gene encoding cysteine synthase A, producing MTIANSITDLIGKTPIVKLNRLPEAGSADVYVKLEFQNPGGSVKDRIANAMIENAEKSGALKPGDTIIEPTSGNTGIGLAMVAAAKGYQAIFVMPETMSLERRKLLQAYGAKLVLTPGPDGMKGAIAKAEELAKENNYFVPQQFHNPANPAVHEETTGPEIVEAFGKDGLDAFIAGVGTGGTVTGVGHVLKKNYPDVKIYALEPEESPVLSGGSPSPHKIQGIGAGFVPDTLDTKVYDGILKVSSEDALETAREVAKKEGILVGISSGATIKAALDLAKELGAGKKVLAIVASNGERYLSTPLYNFED from the coding sequence ATGACAATTGCAAATTCAATAACAGATTTAATTGGAAAGACACCCATTGTAAAACTTAACCGTTTACCAGAGGCAGGTAGCGCAGATGTATATGTAAAATTAGAATTCCAAAATCCAGGTGGCAGTGTAAAAGACCGTATTGCAAACGCGATGATTGAAAACGCCGAAAAATCAGGTGCTTTAAAACCAGGTGATACTATCATCGAACCAACAAGTGGGAATACTGGAATTGGTTTAGCGATGGTTGCAGCTGCAAAAGGCTACCAAGCAATTTTCGTAATGCCAGAAACAATGAGTTTAGAACGTCGTAAATTACTTCAAGCTTACGGTGCAAAATTAGTTTTAACACCAGGACCTGATGGCATGAAAGGCGCTATTGCTAAAGCAGAAGAATTAGCGAAAGAAAATAATTACTTTGTTCCTCAACAATTCCATAATCCAGCTAACCCAGCTGTACATGAAGAAACAACAGGTCCAGAAATTGTCGAAGCATTCGGCAAAGACGGGTTGGATGCCTTTATAGCAGGAGTTGGGACAGGTGGAACTGTAACTGGTGTAGGTCATGTACTTAAAAAGAATTACCCTGATGTGAAAATTTATGCACTTGAACCAGAAGAATCCCCAGTGCTTAGTGGTGGATCTCCATCACCTCATAAAATCCAAGGAATTGGAGCTGGATTCGTCCCAGATACTTTAGATACAAAAGTCTATGATGGTATCCTAAAAGTTTCTAGTGAAGATGCTTTAGAAACAGCGCGCGAAGTTGCAAAAAAAGAAGGTATTCTCGTGGGTATTTCTTCAGGAGCAACAATTAAAGCAGCACTTGATTTAGCAAAAGAACTCGGAGCAGGCAAAAAAGTACTAGCTATCGTTGCAAGTAATGGTGAACGTTACCTAAGTACACCGCTTTATAATTTTGAAGACTAA
- a CDS encoding UvrB/UvrC motif-containing protein, with protein MICQKCGENKAVIAIQQLNDAGKVESLYLCENCAAEEAISSEKDLVKAMDTFSEVALDFLTLLQKEENSPEKLVCENCYLTFEDFLQTNRVGCEECYSAFQAQLIPIIGRVQNGYKKHVGKVPIEVEHAEDVQNEIIGLQEKLAQLVKNEEFEEAAIVRDEIRALKAGGEAK; from the coding sequence GTGATATGTCAAAAATGTGGGGAAAATAAGGCAGTTATTGCTATTCAACAGTTAAATGATGCTGGAAAAGTAGAGTCATTATATTTATGTGAAAATTGCGCGGCTGAGGAAGCTATTTCTTCAGAGAAAGACTTAGTAAAAGCAATGGATACTTTTAGTGAAGTGGCTTTGGATTTTTTAACGCTATTACAGAAGGAAGAAAATTCTCCAGAAAAACTTGTTTGTGAAAATTGTTATCTTACTTTTGAGGATTTTTTACAAACTAATCGTGTTGGATGTGAAGAATGCTACTCAGCCTTTCAAGCGCAGTTAATACCGATTATTGGGCGAGTGCAAAATGGTTATAAAAAACATGTTGGAAAAGTTCCGATAGAGGTTGAACATGCTGAAGATGTGCAAAATGAGATTATTGGACTTCAAGAGAAATTGGCTCAGTTAGTTAAAAATGAAGAATTTGAGGAAGCTGCTATAGTACGTGATGAGATTCGGGCTTTGAAAGCTGGAGGTGAGGCTAAATGA